The following coding sequences are from one Pseudomonas oryzae window:
- a CDS encoding helix-turn-helix domain-containing protein, whose protein sequence is MSELDQLIATLKRQLKARGMTYRDLAGELDLSEASVKRLFASGSFSLERLLQIAHLLGFTLAELSQEAAASGQRLHTLSEAQERELVSDDRLLLVAVCVLNQWRLADILSVYRLSESEAIRCLARLDRLRLIELLPGNRVRLNVARDFDWRPDGPIQRFFLRQGLGEFLASDFAGADQALGFAHGMLTEAALAQLQAEVRRLRQRFAELHEESLAAPLARRRGCGLLLALREWELAAFTALRRHQE, encoded by the coding sequence ATGAGCGAACTCGACCAGTTGATCGCCACCCTCAAGCGCCAGCTCAAGGCGCGCGGCATGACCTATCGCGACCTCGCCGGCGAACTCGACCTCTCCGAGGCCAGCGTCAAGCGCCTGTTCGCCAGCGGCAGCTTCAGCCTCGAGCGCCTGCTGCAGATCGCCCATCTGCTCGGCTTCACCCTAGCCGAGCTGAGCCAGGAGGCCGCCGCCAGCGGCCAGCGCCTGCACACCCTGAGCGAGGCCCAGGAGCGCGAGCTGGTCTCCGACGACCGCCTGCTGCTGGTGGCGGTGTGCGTGCTCAACCAGTGGCGCCTGGCCGACATCCTCAGCGTATACCGCCTGAGCGAGAGCGAGGCGATCCGCTGCCTGGCGCGCCTCGACCGCCTGCGCCTGATCGAGCTGCTGCCCGGCAACCGCGTGCGCCTCAACGTGGCGCGCGACTTCGACTGGCGGCCCGACGGGCCGATCCAGCGCTTCTTCCTGCGCCAGGGTCTCGGCGAGTTCCTCGCCAGCGATTTCGCCGGCGCCGACCAGGCCCTCGGCTTCGCCCACGGCATGCTCACCGAGGCGGCGCTGGCCCAGCTGCAGGCCGAGGTGCGCCGCCTGCGCCAGCGCTTCGCCGAGCTGCACGAGGAGAGCCTGGCCGCGCCCTTGGCCAGGCGCCGCGGCTGCGGCCTGCTGCTGGCGCTGCGCGAGTGGGAGCTGGCGGCGTTCACCGCGCTGCGCCGCCACCAGGAGTAG
- the aas gene encoding bifunctional acyl-ACP--phospholipid O-acyltransferase/long-chain-fatty-acid--ACP ligase, with the protein MLKLLLRNLLQRLLRVRVHGDTDVFANPRTLIVANHESFLDGLLLGLFLPVDATFVVHSQIASRPLLGFLLRFVPHLAVDSTSPLAIKQIVRLVESGRPVVIFPEGRITRTGSLMKVYDGAGFVAARTGATVVPVRIDGAARSYFGRLAGVYPRRLLPQVDLYVQPPRQIAMPALPSAKQRRRRAGELMRHILLDMLVASRPRRTLFEAFLDARAVFGSDYQLVEDVRMVEESYGSLLKMALGLGRLLSRHTAPGEIVGVLTPNAAPTLGLVLALSLNARIPAMLNYTAGRDGLQAACTAAGIRTIVASRTFVDRARLGGLLEQLPGIRVLYLEDLKAELSLADRLWLLAHLLLPRRAAVPQQPDDPALVLFTSGSEGKPKGVVHSHDSLLANVAQVRAVADFTPLDKFMMALPLFHSFGLTCGVLLPLVSGCKVFLYPSPLHYRIVPELVYDRDCSVLFGTSTFLGNYAKYAHPYDFGRLRYVVAGAERLNEEVRQTWIDRFGIRILEGYGITECAPVVAVNVPMACRRGSVGQLLPGIAHELEPVPGIEHGGALHLHGPNLLKGYLLFEQPGVIQAPPAIRPGWYATGDIVELDDDGFLHICGRLKRFAKLAGEMVSLEVVEEIAASAAPGFAHAAATRGDAAKGEALVLFTSAPQLGRDALLAAARRLGASELAVPRDIRHLDALPLLGTGKIDHVALKRLAEAAASPLTVARQDTPT; encoded by the coding sequence ATGCTCAAGCTCCTCCTGCGCAACCTGCTGCAGCGCCTGCTGCGGGTGCGCGTGCACGGCGATACCGACGTGTTCGCCAACCCGCGCACGCTGATCGTCGCCAACCACGAATCCTTCCTCGACGGCCTGCTGCTCGGCCTGTTCCTGCCGGTGGACGCCACCTTCGTGGTCCACTCGCAGATCGCCAGCCGGCCGCTGCTGGGTTTCCTGCTGCGCTTCGTGCCGCACCTGGCGGTGGACTCGACCAGCCCGCTGGCGATCAAGCAGATCGTCCGCCTGGTGGAGAGCGGCCGGCCGGTGGTGATCTTCCCCGAGGGGCGCATCACCCGCACCGGCTCGCTGATGAAGGTCTACGACGGCGCCGGCTTCGTCGCCGCCAGGACCGGCGCCACCGTGGTGCCGGTGCGCATCGACGGCGCCGCGCGCAGCTACTTCGGCCGTCTGGCCGGGGTCTACCCGCGCCGCCTGCTGCCGCAGGTCGACCTGTACGTGCAGCCGCCGCGGCAGATCGCCATGCCGGCGCTGCCCTCGGCCAAGCAGCGCCGCCGCCGCGCCGGCGAGCTGATGCGCCACATCCTGCTCGACATGCTGGTGGCCAGCCGGCCGCGACGCACCCTGTTCGAGGCCTTCCTCGACGCCCGCGCGGTGTTCGGCAGCGACTACCAGCTGGTCGAGGACGTGCGGATGGTCGAGGAGTCCTACGGCTCGCTGCTGAAGATGGCCCTCGGTCTCGGCCGCCTGCTCAGCCGCCACACCGCGCCCGGCGAGATCGTCGGCGTGCTCACCCCCAACGCCGCGCCGACCCTAGGTCTGGTGCTCGCCCTGTCGCTGAACGCGCGCATCCCGGCAATGCTCAACTACACCGCCGGCCGCGACGGCCTGCAGGCCGCCTGCACCGCCGCCGGCATCAGGACCATCGTCGCCTCGCGCACCTTCGTCGACAGGGCGCGCCTCGGCGGCCTGCTCGAGCAGTTGCCCGGCATCCGCGTTCTCTATCTGGAGGACCTCAAGGCCGAGCTGAGCCTCGCCGACCGCCTGTGGCTGCTCGCCCACCTGCTGCTGCCGCGGCGCGCCGCCGTGCCCCAGCAGCCCGACGATCCGGCGCTGGTGCTGTTCACTTCGGGTTCGGAGGGCAAGCCCAAGGGCGTGGTGCACTCGCACGACTCGCTGCTCGCCAACGTCGCCCAAGTGCGCGCGGTGGCCGACTTCACCCCGCTCGACAAGTTCATGATGGCGCTGCCGCTGTTCCACTCCTTCGGCCTGACCTGCGGCGTGCTGCTGCCGCTGGTGTCCGGCTGCAAGGTGTTCCTCTACCCCAGCCCGCTGCACTACCGCATCGTCCCCGAGCTGGTCTACGACCGCGACTGCAGCGTGCTGTTCGGCACCTCGACCTTCCTCGGCAACTACGCGAAGTACGCCCACCCCTACGACTTCGGCCGCCTGCGCTACGTGGTGGCCGGCGCCGAGCGGCTCAACGAGGAGGTGCGCCAGACCTGGATCGACAGGTTCGGCATCCGCATCCTCGAGGGCTACGGCATCACCGAGTGCGCGCCGGTGGTGGCGGTCAACGTGCCGATGGCCTGCCGGCGCGGCAGCGTCGGCCAGTTGCTGCCGGGCATCGCCCATGAGCTGGAACCGGTACCGGGCATTGAGCACGGCGGCGCCCTGCACCTGCACGGCCCCAACCTGCTCAAGGGCTACCTGCTGTTCGAGCAGCCCGGGGTGATCCAGGCCCCGCCGGCCATCCGCCCCGGCTGGTACGCCACCGGCGACATCGTCGAGCTCGACGACGACGGCTTCCTGCACATCTGCGGCCGCCTCAAGCGCTTCGCCAAGCTGGCCGGCGAGATGGTCTCGCTGGAGGTGGTCGAAGAGATCGCCGCCAGCGCCGCACCGGGCTTCGCCCACGCCGCCGCGACTCGCGGCGACGCCGCCAAGGGCGAGGCGCTGGTACTGTTCACCAGCGCCCCGCAGCTGGGCCGCGACGCCCTGCTGGCCGCCGCGCGCCGCCTGGGCGCCAGCGAGCTGGCGGTGCCGCGCGACATCCGTCATCTGGACGCTCTGCCGCTGCTCGGCACCGGCAAGATCGACCACGTCGCCCTCAAGCGTCTGGCCGAAGCCGCCGCCAGCCCACTCACCGTCGCCCGTCAGGACACCCCGACATGA
- a CDS encoding MFS transporter — protein sequence MSSSLALLRARRFGPLFVTQFLGAFNDNLFKNALVVLLTFQAAQWTSLSIGLLANLAAGLFILPFFLFSATAGQLADKYDKARVARWTKLLEIVIVLLAGAGFWTHSLELLLAALFLLGLQSTLFGPVKYAILPQHLHEDELVGGNALIEAGTFVAILIGTLAGGLLAGIEGGSLWITAACLAVAVVGYWGSLGIPEAPAPEPQLRINPNPLSETWRNIGFARESRTVFLAILGISWFWLYGALLLAQFPAYAKDVLGGSESGVTLLLGIFTLGIGAGSMLCERLSGKLVEIGLVPLGSIGLTLFGLDLAFASPASPPPAPLALAELLQAPGTLRVLFDLFGLGLFGGFFIVPLYALMQLRSAAEHRARIVAANNILNALFMVVGAGAAAGLLAAGLSIPELFAAAALINALVAVYIYRLVPEFLLRFLDWLLIHSVYRLDKQGVERIPQSGPALLVCNHVSYVDALVIAAACRRPIRFVMDHRIFRWPLLSFVFRHARAIPIAPAKEDAALLERAYAEVASALEAGELVAIFPEGRLTPDGEVGPFRPGTQRILESNPVEVLPMALSGLWESPFSRRASSLLQRLGQLHPLRRVALSVGEPVPANVAEPRLLRQRVLELRGTEQ from the coding sequence ATGAGCTCGTCCCTCGCCCTGCTCAGGGCCCGCCGCTTCGGCCCGCTGTTCGTCACCCAGTTCCTCGGCGCGTTCAACGACAACCTGTTCAAGAACGCCCTGGTGGTACTGCTGACCTTCCAGGCCGCGCAGTGGACCAGCCTGTCCATCGGCCTGCTCGCCAACCTGGCGGCGGGCCTGTTCATCCTGCCGTTCTTCCTGTTCTCCGCCACCGCCGGGCAGCTCGCCGACAAGTACGACAAGGCGCGCGTGGCGCGCTGGACCAAGCTGCTGGAGATCGTCATCGTCCTGCTCGCCGGCGCCGGCTTCTGGACGCACAGCCTGGAGCTGCTGCTCGCCGCGCTGTTCCTGCTCGGCCTGCAGTCGACCCTGTTCGGCCCGGTGAAGTACGCCATCCTCCCCCAGCACCTGCACGAGGACGAGCTGGTCGGCGGCAACGCGCTGATCGAGGCCGGCACCTTCGTCGCCATCCTCATCGGCACCCTGGCCGGCGGCCTGCTCGCCGGGATCGAGGGCGGCAGCCTGTGGATCACCGCCGCCTGCCTGGCGGTGGCCGTGGTCGGCTACTGGGGCAGCCTGGGCATCCCGGAAGCACCGGCGCCGGAACCGCAGCTGAGGATCAACCCCAACCCGCTGAGCGAGACCTGGCGCAACATCGGCTTCGCCCGCGAGAGCCGCACGGTGTTCCTGGCGATCCTCGGCATCTCCTGGTTCTGGCTGTACGGCGCGCTGCTGCTCGCCCAGTTCCCGGCCTACGCCAAGGACGTGCTGGGCGGCAGCGAGAGCGGCGTGACCCTGCTGCTGGGCATCTTCACCCTCGGCATCGGCGCCGGCTCCATGCTCTGCGAGCGGCTGTCCGGCAAGCTGGTGGAGATCGGTCTGGTGCCGCTCGGCTCGATCGGCCTGACCCTGTTCGGCCTCGACCTGGCCTTCGCCTCGCCGGCCAGCCCGCCGCCGGCACCGCTGGCGCTGGCCGAGCTGCTGCAGGCGCCCGGCACCCTGCGCGTGCTGTTCGACCTGTTCGGCCTGGGCCTGTTCGGCGGCTTCTTCATCGTGCCGCTGTACGCGCTGATGCAGCTGCGCTCGGCCGCCGAGCACCGCGCGCGCATCGTCGCCGCCAACAACATCCTCAACGCGCTGTTCATGGTGGTCGGCGCCGGCGCCGCGGCCGGGCTGCTCGCCGCCGGGCTGTCGATCCCCGAGCTGTTCGCCGCCGCGGCGCTCATCAACGCGCTGGTCGCCGTGTACATCTACCGCCTGGTGCCGGAGTTCCTGCTGCGCTTTCTCGACTGGCTGCTGATCCACTCGGTCTACCGCCTGGACAAGCAGGGCGTCGAGCGCATCCCGCAGAGCGGCCCGGCACTGCTGGTGTGCAACCACGTCAGCTACGTCGACGCCCTGGTGATCGCCGCCGCCTGCCGGCGGCCGATCCGCTTCGTCATGGACCACCGCATCTTCCGCTGGCCGCTGCTGTCCTTCGTGTTCCGTCACGCCCGCGCCATCCCCATCGCCCCGGCGAAGGAGGACGCCGCGCTGCTGGAGCGCGCCTACGCCGAGGTGGCCAGCGCGCTGGAGGCCGGCGAGCTGGTGGCGATCTTCCCCGAGGGCCGGCTGACCCCGGATGGCGAGGTCGGCCCGTTCCGCCCCGGCACCCAGCGCATCCTCGAAAGCAACCCGGTCGAGGTGCTGCCCATGGCGCTGTCAGGGCTGTGGGAAAGCCCGTTCTCGCGCCGCGCCAGCTCCCTGTTGCAGCGCCTCGGCCA